From the bacterium genome, the window CCACAACGCGCAGCCGACCCGGTTTGTCGTGATCGAGTCCCCCGACGTGAAGCGGCGGCTTGCCGAACGCATGGCGCGGCGGTGGCGCCCGGACCTCGAACAACTCCGCACGCCGGAGGCGGCGATCCACGTGGAACTCCGGTTCTCGCTCAAACGGTTCGGCGAGGCGCCGGCGCTGATCCTGGTCGGGTTCACGATGGACGAGATGGACGTCTATCCCGACCGCGCGCGCCGGGCGGCGGAGCACCTGATGGCCGTCCAGAGCGCGGCGGCCGCCGTGCAGAATCTCCTCTTGGCCGCCACCGCGAATGGGCTTGGTGCATGTTGGTGCTGCGCCCCGCTCTTCTGTCCGGGGATCGTTCGCCGGACGTTGGGGTTGCCCCGCGCGTTCGTCCCGCAGGCCCTCTTGACGCTCGGCTACCCTGCTCACACGCCGCCCGTGCCGCCGCGAAAATCGCTCGACGCGGTCGTCTCGTTCCTGTAGCCGCCGTCTCGACGTGATCACGGTCCTCTGCGGCGGGGTCGGTGGGGTCAAACTCGTGCACGGCCTCGCCGGGGTGCTCGCCGATCCATCGGAGCTCACCGTCGTCGTCAACACCGCCGACGACTGGGAGCATCTGGGTCTCCAGATCTCGCCCGATGTGGATACGGTCCTCTATACGCTCTCGGGCCTGGCGAGCGAAGCGCGGGGCTGGGGGATCGAGGACGACACCTGGACGGCCCTCGAGATGCTCGGCCGGTATGGGCTGCCCACGTGGTTCCGGCTGGGCGATCGCGATCTGGCCACGCATCTCGCCCGAACGATATGGCTGCGGGAGGGCCGGCGACCGACCGAGGTCACCGCAGCCCTCGCGGCCGCCCTCGGAGTCGTCCCGA encodes:
- a CDS encoding nitroreductase family protein codes for the protein HNAQPTRFVVIESPDVKRRLAERMARRWRPDLEQLRTPEAAIHVELRFSLKRFGEAPALILVGFTMDEMDVYPDRARRAAEHLMAVQSAAAAVQNLLLAATANGLGACWCCAPLFCPGIVRRTLGLPRAFVPQALLTLGYPAHTPPVPPRKSLDAVVSFL